A DNA window from Candidatus Thermoplasmatota archaeon contains the following coding sequences:
- a CDS encoding nucleotide sugar dehydrogenase → MEDRRVVVIGLGYVGIPVAAKLADVGYDVTGLDLDRAKVDAVNAGRYPIQGNEPGLPELLARVVAAGRLRATTDPEAIAQADVVFVNVQTPFDVEAFEPRYTHLAAALGDVGKRLRKGMLVIVESTIAPTTMDRLARPTLEKASGLVAGRDFDLVHCPERVMPGKLLKNLTTLARVVGGVTPAAAERASRIYRRIVSADLDTTDMLTAELVKTAENTYRDVQIAFANELARIAETLGADAWRVRELVNKVPERHVHLPGLGVGGHCIPKDPWLLAHGTKGRYTPELIVRARAVNEAAPQAAAALVERALVRAGGSVAGSRVAILGASYLPDSDDTRHAPTLPLARALAAKGATVAIHDPFAKRLEEFPVEADLETVVKDADVIVLATAHAAYRALDWGRLAKLARTRVLVDGRNTVSAEAARKAGFAVSAVGRGLEGGSA, encoded by the coding sequence GTGGAAGACCGGCGCGTCGTCGTCATTGGCCTTGGTTACGTCGGCATCCCCGTCGCCGCGAAGCTCGCGGACGTCGGGTACGACGTGACGGGCCTCGACCTCGATCGCGCGAAGGTCGACGCGGTGAACGCGGGCCGATACCCCATCCAGGGTAACGAGCCGGGCCTTCCGGAGCTGCTCGCCCGCGTGGTCGCCGCGGGACGCCTCCGCGCGACGACGGACCCGGAAGCGATCGCGCAGGCGGACGTCGTGTTCGTGAACGTGCAGACGCCGTTCGACGTCGAGGCGTTCGAGCCCCGCTACACCCACCTCGCCGCCGCGCTCGGCGACGTCGGGAAGCGGCTGCGGAAGGGTATGCTCGTCATCGTCGAAAGCACCATCGCGCCGACGACGATGGACCGGCTCGCGCGGCCCACGCTCGAGAAGGCGTCGGGCCTTGTCGCGGGTCGCGACTTCGACCTCGTGCACTGCCCCGAGCGCGTCATGCCGGGGAAGCTCCTCAAGAATCTCACGACGCTCGCGCGCGTCGTGGGCGGCGTCACCCCCGCGGCGGCCGAGCGCGCGTCGCGCATCTACCGCCGCATCGTGTCGGCCGACCTGGACACGACGGACATGCTCACGGCGGAGCTCGTGAAGACCGCCGAGAACACGTACCGCGACGTGCAGATCGCGTTCGCGAACGAGCTCGCCCGCATCGCGGAGACGCTTGGCGCGGACGCGTGGCGCGTGCGCGAGCTCGTGAACAAGGTGCCCGAGAGGCACGTGCATCTCCCCGGCCTCGGCGTCGGCGGGCACTGCATCCCGAAGGACCCGTGGCTCCTCGCGCACGGCACGAAGGGCCGCTATACGCCGGAGCTCATCGTGCGCGCCCGCGCCGTGAACGAGGCCGCGCCGCAGGCCGCGGCCGCGCTCGTCGAGCGCGCCCTCGTCCGCGCGGGCGGGTCGGTCGCGGGGAGCCGTGTCGCGATCCTCGGCGCCTCGTATCTTCCCGATTCCGACGACACGCGCCACGCCCCGACCCTCCCGCTCGCGCGGGCGCTCGCGGCGAAGGGCGCGACGGTCGCGATCCACGATCCGTTCGCGAAGCGGCTCGAGGAATTCCCCGTGGAGGCCGACCTCGAGACGGTCGTGAAGGACGCCGACGTCATCGTCCTCGCGACGGCCCACGCCGCGTACCGCGCGCTCGATTGGGGCCGCCTCGCGAAGCTCGCGCGCACGCGTGTCCTCGTCGACGGCCGAAACACGGTTTCCGCGGAGGCCGCGCGCAAGGCGGGCTTCGCCGTTTCTGCGGTCGGTCGCGGCCTCGAAGGGGGTTCGGCTTGA
- the folD gene encoding bifunctional methylenetetrahydrofolate dehydrogenase/methenyltetrahydrofolate cyclohydrolase FolD, whose protein sequence is MSARLLDGRRVAETVRAEVAEGVKRLAGSGAAPGLAVVLVGNDPASEVYVASKDRAAREAGIRASTIKLPATATEREVLDVVARLNADDAVDGILVQMPLPKQIDARKVLAAVSPGKDVDGFHPINQGLLLEGHPRFVPATPRGVVELLARERVPLEGKDVVVLGRSTIVGKPLAALLLTKGIDATVTVAHSRTRDVAAHTRRADVLVAAIGVPGFVKADMVKPGAVVVDVGINRVPDATAPKGSRLVGDVDFAPVSAVASAITPVPGGVGPMTIAMVLANTLDAARMRRA, encoded by the coding sequence ATGAGCGCGCGCCTCCTCGACGGCCGCCGCGTCGCCGAGACGGTGCGCGCGGAGGTCGCGGAGGGCGTGAAGCGACTCGCCGGGAGCGGCGCGGCGCCGGGCCTCGCGGTCGTCCTCGTGGGGAACGACCCGGCGAGCGAAGTCTACGTCGCGAGCAAGGACCGCGCCGCCCGCGAAGCGGGCATCCGCGCCTCGACGATCAAGCTCCCCGCGACCGCGACCGAGCGCGAGGTGCTCGACGTCGTGGCGCGCCTGAACGCGGACGACGCGGTGGACGGCATCCTCGTGCAGATGCCGCTCCCGAAACAGATCGACGCGCGCAAGGTCCTCGCCGCCGTCTCCCCCGGGAAGGACGTGGACGGCTTCCACCCGATCAACCAGGGCCTCCTCCTCGAAGGCCACCCGCGCTTCGTGCCCGCGACCCCGCGCGGCGTCGTGGAGCTCCTCGCGCGCGAGCGCGTCCCGCTCGAAGGCAAGGACGTCGTCGTCCTCGGCCGCTCCACCATCGTCGGGAAGCCCCTCGCGGCCCTTCTCCTCACGAAGGGCATCGACGCGACGGTGACCGTCGCCCATTCGCGCACGCGCGACGTCGCCGCGCACACGCGCCGCGCCGACGTCCTCGTCGCGGCGATCGGCGTCCCCGGGTTCGTGAAGGCGGACATGGTGAAGCCCGGCGCCGTCGTCGTGGACGTCGGCATCAACCGCGTGCCCGACGCCACGGCGCCGAAGGGCTCGCGCCTCGTCGGCGACGTGGATTTCGCGCCCGTCTCGGCCGTCGCCTCCGCGATCACGCCCGTTCCGGGCGGCGTGGGCCCGATGACCATCGCGATGGTCCTCGCGAACACGCTCGACGCGGCGCGGATGCGACGCGCCTAG
- a CDS encoding HVO_0476 family zinc finger protein: MPRRETPAEEDFEDFEVEEVDEEDEGSAPGVPKSVEVRCKGCGEETVHKVVSGRVGARRGFTLEATVTCEECGTTHRVVVKEAPEVKIPAIVSRGATSARTSIEIPGDDVVSEGDDFIVDGRAAVVTGIELAGAKRVGSAEASRILTLWLKDFEEVRLRFTVNMGDKTIAKDIVVDPATEVAVGQEFVLGRLRVTVHGIKTTQRLMRRGTAVARDVTRLFARPTQLPESEKARKERNYKRAKALGIPLRPPEETLDKDEERAARSADRRGGRGR, from the coding sequence ATGCCCCGTCGCGAGACCCCGGCCGAGGAAGACTTCGAGGATTTCGAGGTCGAGGAGGTCGACGAGGAGGACGAAGGGTCCGCCCCCGGCGTACCGAAGTCCGTCGAGGTCCGCTGCAAGGGCTGCGGCGAGGAGACCGTCCACAAGGTCGTCTCGGGCCGCGTCGGCGCGCGCCGCGGCTTCACCCTCGAAGCGACCGTGACCTGCGAGGAATGCGGCACCACGCACCGCGTCGTCGTCAAGGAGGCGCCCGAGGTCAAGATCCCCGCCATCGTGAGCCGCGGCGCCACGAGCGCGCGCACCTCCATCGAGATCCCGGGGGACGACGTCGTCTCCGAGGGCGACGACTTCATCGTGGACGGCCGCGCGGCCGTCGTCACGGGCATCGAGCTTGCGGGCGCGAAGCGCGTCGGGAGCGCCGAGGCCTCGCGCATCCTCACCCTCTGGCTCAAGGACTTCGAGGAGGTCCGCCTGCGCTTCACGGTGAACATGGGCGACAAGACGATCGCGAAGGACATCGTCGTGGATCCCGCGACCGAGGTCGCGGTCGGCCAGGAGTTCGTCCTCGGCCGCCTCCGCGTCACCGTCCACGGCATCAAGACCACGCAGCGCCTCATGCGCCGCGGCACCGCCGTCGCGCGCGACGTCACGCGCCTCTTCGCGCGGCCCACGCAGCTCCCCGAGAGCGAGAAGGCCCGCAAGGAGCGCAACTACAAGCGCGCGAAGGCGCTCGGCATCCCGCTGCGTCCCCCCGAGGAGACGCTCGACAAGGACGAGGAGCGCGCGGCCCGCAGCGCCGACCGCCGCGGAGGCCGCGGGCGATGA
- a CDS encoding NUDIX hydrolase, which produces MPGRTLLYVEHDGMVYLVERDGVLTFPRPEEIPFEADRKVEMRFEDTVVWYCVPRLDAWPRHWIPKDRVPALSNVDPLVQRAVNASLVREVSGALVVRAGRDGTAEVLMVKASRGFTKGMWNIPGGFVQYGESPEESVVREIEEETGLAIEVEALLGVYSERFASPYFMRGHMFLARAVTEALDLDPDEIAEARWMPAREAYEVTLNPFARQALDRLDRDRGVLRGRPWAR; this is translated from the coding sequence GTGCCGGGCCGGACGCTCCTCTACGTCGAGCACGACGGGATGGTGTACCTCGTCGAGCGCGACGGCGTCCTCACCTTCCCGCGCCCGGAGGAGATCCCGTTCGAGGCGGACCGGAAGGTCGAGATGCGCTTCGAGGACACGGTGGTCTGGTACTGCGTCCCCCGGCTCGACGCGTGGCCCCGGCACTGGATCCCGAAGGACCGCGTCCCGGCCCTTTCGAACGTGGACCCCCTCGTCCAGAGGGCTGTGAACGCGAGCCTCGTCCGCGAGGTGAGCGGCGCCCTCGTCGTGCGCGCGGGCCGCGACGGGACGGCGGAGGTCCTCATGGTGAAGGCGAGCCGCGGCTTCACGAAGGGGATGTGGAACATCCCGGGCGGTTTCGTCCAGTACGGCGAGTCCCCCGAGGAGAGCGTGGTCCGGGAGATCGAGGAGGAGACGGGCCTCGCGATCGAGGTCGAGGCCCTCCTGGGGGTCTACTCGGAGCGCTTCGCGAGCCCCTACTTCATGCGCGGCCACATGTTTCTCGCGCGCGCCGTCACGGAAGCGCTCGACCTCGACCCGGACGAGATCGCCGAGGCTCGCTGGATGCCCGCCCGCGAGGCCTACGAGGTCACGCTCAACCCGTTCGCGCGCCAGGCGCTCGACCGGCTCGACCGGGACCGCGGCGTGCTCCGGGGCCGCCCCTGGGCGCGGTGA
- a CDS encoding SRPBCC family protein yields the protein MRSTTRSDEAATANTVVLERHLRAPPERVYRAFLEPDAMEKWLPPHGFTGKVHEIDARVGGSYRMSFTNFGTGTSHSFRGDYVELKPHRTIRYVDRFDDPGLPGEMEVSIHLRPTRAGCFVQITQTGIPSAIPVEFATMGWQESLLQLAALVEPSIPDGPPEG from the coding sequence ATGCGTTCAACGACGAGATCCGACGAGGCTGCGACGGCGAACACGGTCGTTCTCGAGCGCCATCTGCGCGCGCCGCCCGAGCGCGTGTACCGGGCGTTCCTCGAACCCGACGCGATGGAGAAGTGGCTGCCACCCCATGGCTTCACGGGCAAGGTGCACGAGATCGACGCGCGCGTCGGCGGATCCTATCGCATGAGCTTCACGAACTTCGGGACGGGGACGAGCCACAGCTTCCGCGGAGACTACGTCGAGCTGAAGCCCCACCGCACGATCCGCTACGTCGATCGGTTCGACGACCCCGGCCTGCCGGGCGAGATGGAGGTCTCGATCCACCTCCGTCCCACGCGCGCGGGCTGCTTCGTCCAGATCACCCAGACGGGCATCCCGTCCGCGATCCCGGTCGAGTTTGCGACGATGGGCTGGCAGGAATCCCTCCTCCAGCTCGCCGCCCTCGTCGAGCCCTCGATTCCGGACGGCCCCCCCGAGGGTTGA
- a CDS encoding mRNA surveillance protein pelota, with the protein MRILHQDAQANLVRVRPDSMDDLYHLAQIVRKGDLATAVTQRTPDLGDKDKARAGKAEKRTMTLTIRVETIEFAVFSNRLRLLGPIVEGPQDLGMYHTLNVEERVDLAIVKPSGWRDHELLRLKESIDATEKPRVTFLAIEENEAVVAVLRQYGVQKMADIVGHQSGKRFASSGRDEEAFFDEILLALRDYRGESSPLMIVGPGFAKERFMDHARAKQPDLVKGAAVEGTGQAGMAGVQEAIRRGVVDRVAKENRVALETRAVESFLEALATNAPAAYGPVAIERALEAGAVDLLLVTDAMLRGGGEGETPAERWLALAKRSGGRTLVVSAVHEAGLKLAALGGAGATLRYRLET; encoded by the coding sequence ATGAGGATCCTCCATCAGGACGCGCAGGCGAACCTCGTCCGCGTGCGTCCCGACTCGATGGACGATCTCTACCATCTCGCGCAGATCGTGCGGAAGGGCGACCTCGCGACGGCGGTGACGCAGCGCACGCCCGATCTCGGAGACAAGGACAAGGCGCGCGCCGGCAAGGCCGAGAAGCGCACGATGACGCTCACCATCCGCGTGGAGACGATCGAATTCGCCGTGTTCTCGAACCGGCTTCGCCTGCTCGGCCCCATCGTCGAGGGCCCGCAGGACCTCGGCATGTACCACACCCTCAACGTCGAGGAGCGGGTGGACCTCGCGATCGTGAAGCCGTCCGGCTGGCGCGATCACGAGCTCCTGCGCCTCAAGGAATCGATCGACGCGACCGAGAAGCCGCGCGTCACCTTCCTCGCGATCGAGGAGAACGAGGCCGTGGTCGCGGTCCTGCGCCAGTACGGCGTGCAGAAGATGGCGGACATCGTCGGCCACCAGTCCGGCAAGCGCTTCGCGTCGTCGGGACGCGACGAGGAGGCGTTCTTCGACGAGATCCTCCTCGCGCTCAGGGACTACCGGGGCGAGAGCTCGCCGCTCATGATCGTCGGGCCGGGGTTCGCGAAGGAGCGGTTCATGGACCACGCCCGCGCGAAGCAGCCCGACCTCGTGAAGGGCGCCGCGGTCGAGGGCACGGGCCAGGCCGGCATGGCGGGCGTGCAGGAGGCGATCCGTCGCGGCGTCGTGGACCGCGTCGCGAAGGAGAATCGTGTCGCGCTCGAGACGCGCGCCGTCGAGAGCTTCCTCGAGGCGCTCGCGACGAACGCGCCCGCCGCCTACGGTCCGGTCGCGATAGAGCGCGCGCTCGAGGCGGGCGCCGTCGACCTGCTCCTCGTCACCGACGCGATGCTGCGCGGCGGGGGCGAGGGCGAAACACCGGCGGAGCGATGGCTCGCGCTCGCGAAGCGCTCGGGCGGCCGCACGCTCGTCGTGAGCGCCGTCCACGAGGCGGGCCTCAAGCTCGCGGCCCTCGGCGGCGCGGGCGCGACCCTGCGCTACCGCCTCGAAACGTGA